The Arachis duranensis cultivar V14167 chromosome 9, aradu.V14167.gnm2.J7QH, whole genome shotgun sequence genomic sequence AATATGTAAGCACGGATCGAAGAAGATCGCACTATTAGGTTTCTTTCCAGCTGAATTGTGAATTTGTGACGTTGTTAATGGGATGAAGTGCAGAGAGCAAAGACGAGGACGGAGACGAAGGAAGGTGGGTTCGTACGGTATATATATGTGTGCAGAGAGGAAGACATGAAACGGTGTCGTTAGAGGATTGTCTTAGTTAGTTATAGGCTCCAAGGCTGGCTTTTCCTAATTGGACACAACTCAGTAACTGACAGACAAACTAACATGGAACATGATCATTGAACAGAGCAAGCCGGTCAATTCTCCGTTCTATACGGATTCATGAAAGtctccatttttttttctattttttcattatttatttattttgtgtacAAAAAATTGAATTGCATTCCTATAAGGGCTAATGTTCAACCTGTATAGAAGCATTTCTTTCAGGGCCAATATTCATACGCCACAAATGGATTTTGGGAGGCTCACCTTAGCCTGTgacatataattaaaaaaaataaatgaaatctaatcatatataaaagaaaaattacaaagagccaattaaatatttgtataatgtgtataatAGAAGTTTATcgagtattaaaaatataactattagtATTATCTTTTTCCATTGGCTGAAGCTTTTGGGGTGAGtgatatcatgacatggtattagagcatGGAAATGATTATTTTGTAATTCAATAACCTATTGTatacattgtacaaatagtccATTGTCTCCTAAAAAAACTccatataaaaaagttttaaggCAACACTTGTATTAAAATCTACttagtatttaattattaagaaaagagTATAAAATCTTAAGGCAAcacttatattaaaatttactcagtatttaattattaagaaaaaagtGAAATCTCACACTATTAGATGTAATCttatatcattaaaaatattaatgataactaattaatgactacaaattttaaaatatattaacctTCAAACATTATGGATAATATATATCCAACTTTATCTTttaactctaaatttttttaaattaagataattatTTAAGTTTAAATTGCTGAtgcagtattttttattattatttttacatagttatagatttttaaaaaattttaatattttttgaatttattaaattttattttcaatcaaatattcAATTATCTGAATCGTTCTAACTCATATTTAATCGATTTAGATTAGttttaatctaataaaaaaaaatcttaaattcgAACCAACTAAAATCGGTTTGacggtaatttttttttttctcaaatacgAATGAATCGGACCCGTAAATACTCTTATTAAAGCCTAACTAAAATTGGAATTTTGACAATAGGATTAAAAAAACGGAGGGGGAGGTTGAGGGTGAAAAGGGAGTTAACGAAAGTAATAATCGATTGTTATTACTgtattattgattattgagTAGTTTGTGTTTACATTAACATTGAGGAGGGAGAGTCAGGTTACACTTTGCAGGGATTTGAAAGGCGAGGTTTAGATCGATCCCCAGAGTTGGCACCAAGGGATTATTCTTTAATCCGCAAAGACATTGCAGGTCCGCCTTTGCCACCACCGCGCAGCACTCTGGCGTCGGCGGCGAAGGATTTGGCGGCGTCACGGCCGGCTTGCACTTGAACAACTCTGCAAGTGACGTGTTGCAGAAGGATTGCGCCATGCTACCATCAAGCATTGCAACCACACTTAATGCCATTATTGCTACTGCCACCATTGACGATGCTGATTTTGAACCCATCTTtttcaattcttcttcttcttctctcactTTCAAGTCTGTATGTCAAACACTACTTCCTGCTTTGCACTTATATAGCCGCATAATTCACTGCATCGTCCAAAACCGTTTCTGTTTTTTAGATTGAAACGTTTCGTTGTGTATCTCTAAACATGGCAGCATTATATCTTGTTTCCTTGTGTATCTTTCTGCACATTATTTCCGCAGTGTCACTTTCTTTTTTACgaataataatgaaatattacATTAATTATTCGGATAAGAAGAATGCGTTAGATTTGCTCTAATAAGAAACAAATCAATGGtagtttataattttacttgttGGTTATCAGAGAGGATTAGTGAAGATCATTTTGGATTTTGATTCTAAAATTGTCATCAATTTGTGCGAGAGAGAACATGTGAATTTAAGCATACTAATCAccttattaaatatcttcttgCAATAAATTATTGGAGTATTCAAGAGATATCGAGAAAGAAATATTTGCGTTGATGGAGTGGCAAATTATTGATACTTAGACTACTAGTTTTATCATTTTCTGGTCTGTTTTCAATTTTAAGATGGCTTAATTATTAGAGATCACGAGAAAGATTAACGACTaacaatatttattaaatttacttttaaaagatatttgtttcaaataaattataaaaaatttcaacaagagaatgtaagaatttttatatgtattaatttatttcttattcAGTTTTATTATAAACGTAGtagaaaaaattcaacaaaaaagcTGATATTTTTCTATACTGCAGAAAGTTATGTGAATAATCTCTAAAGGTAAAGGATTACTGCCTTTGGTGTTATATAGTCCGAATTGAAGGTTGTCATCTTctaaaatttagaaaacaagaaaaatggaTGGTTTGTTTGTAATGAACGAAAATGATGAAAGTGAGATGAGAGTAATTGGAGGAGAGACGCGACCATGGGAGAGAAATTAAAATCAGTAAGTCCGAGTTNNNNNNNNNNNNNNNNNNNNNNNNNNNNNNNNNNNNNNNNNNNNNNNNNNNNNNNNNNNNNNNNNNNNNNNNTTTGCattcataattatatatttaaaataatatttattaatcatTTGTATTATCTAAGTCCATGTAGCACACAAGTCTGATtgtaattttttcttaattattctatAGATATATTTAGATATGTCTAAAATGAGTACAATAATTATGTGTTTATTGGATGTGTCATATTTATATAgattactaaattttattaaatgaaaatcaaaggttaatataaaacaagaacattgataaattctaataaatacagaatatcttaatacataaataaatattttaaatgataatactttaatacacaatattttaaatggcaacaaaattttttattcttaaataattaaatataaaatacataaatacaaaaaataagtattttttatttattaagattaattattatgcaaaatatttttataatatttcaaaataaNNNNNNNNNNNNNNNNNNNNNNNNNNNNNNNNNNNNNNNNNNNNNNNNNNNNNNNNNNNNNNNNNNNNNNNNNNNNNNNNNNNNNNNNNNNNNNNNNNNNNNNNNNNNNNNNNNNNNNNNNNNNNNNNNNNNNNNNNNNNNNNNNNNNNNNNNNNNNNNNNNNNNNNNNNNNNNNNNNNNNNNNNNNNNNNNNNNNNNNNNNNNNNNNNNNNNNNNNNNNNNNNNNNNNNNNNNNNNNNNNNNNNNNNNNNNNNNNNattttttattcattaaaattaattattatgccacaaattttttataatattaaaaaattatattaaaataatattttaaactataacatacaaatataaaataattaaattttattttatattacttgataaataattaaattattatattcaataattattaactaactacttttattataatataatcttttatcgaatatttgtcaaaatatagtttaactaaaatatatgatataatacatgaaaatattatattttttatttttttcaaaaaaactgGATAAATAATATGTATCAACTATTTATATGTATCATATGTGTATGTAACCGTATGTAATAGTGACTGATATAAAattggtatatatatatttttattttttagactttttaatatatatgtcacctcataattctcttttctaatcttttttatttatatttattttgtggtaatattaagtagatttgatttaaatttattttttaaatttaatatttatagtttcatatataatatttataattatctatttataataatatcatattttattttttattatttccaaatattttttattttttagtcaaattttttaatattttttaatagtggAGGTAATTCATGCCCAAATAAATTTCATGTACAGTTCCAATAGTCAAGTATATGAGAGTTatattttgttgagtttaaaaTTAGTCCAAATGGACAATAGCTTAAAGCTAAGATAATTAGATAAACAATTTAAAACTCTTAAGACATGACTTAACATGAAGAATTctatattatttgaataaaatttataaaacaaaataaattattataaattattttattactcCTTGCGTGTATTATTAACACCTAATAATCCTTTAAAGTTCAAATGCTAGAGATATGGATAAGTTTAGAATATAATACCACaatattttcacttttatttaaaataaaattctaacttATTTTAAGTTATTCTAATCTGTATGTTCTTGGAAATTGTCGCACaggaatataatatttttgtttgattcgggttttaaattttggaaaagtatatggaacaaaaaatgctatttgtgttttaaaattgaaaaagtatatggaaccaaGAGGTTATCactcaaaaactaaacaaaatcacactaatttatattaataattaattttaaattttttaaatttaaaaattaaaaaatttaaaattgattaaataaatctaattaaaatttataaaaactttttttctCCTATATTAATCTACCAACCTCCAATAACTACACACATTTATCAAAAACCGTTAGTTGTCTTCCATCTTCATCAACACCTTTGTCATCACGGCAAGTCTTTGTTGTCCTAAAAAATGAGTACATAGAATTTTTGAATGACGACGAAATGCTTATCGTATGTGAGATTTGTGCAGGAACCAAAGAGACTGATCAAATGTTCAAGAACAAAAACTGTAGTCATTCCTTCTGCTCTGATTGTGTCACCAAGTACGTGGCCACAAAGATCTAAGAGAGCTTAACGCTTGTTCCTTGCCCCGGATTGAACTGCAAGGGCATGTTGGAGTTTGATTTCTGCAAGCCTATGCTCCCAAAAGAGGTTTTTGGTAGGAcctattttttaaacaattatagaaatataaaaaatatttatttaatataaaaaaatattcaatttttatgatttaaaatattgGTTATTAAATATTTCATCACATTTAAATTAGGAGGAGATATGTTCAATAGCATTACAACGTGAATCACTGATTCAATTAGTTTCTGTCTCTTCAccctcctttttttttcaaatgccTAAAACATGATAAGTAAAAAAATAGATTCAAAACTATCTaatttacaaacaaaaaaaacagcCTAATGCCTAATATAAACACCAtccacataaaaattttaaattcacctaaattttatattattatcataATTATTGACATTTTATTCCTAACATAAAGcataaatacttattatttttatgtaaagagAGAATATAAGTTAGcttctaaaaatatattataaagcAAAGGTAactgtaatttatttttgaaaatatttaaaataactttggacaatttataatattaaacaGACGAGTTTGATATGTAAAATTCTctcacaaaatattttcaatttttttaacctTAAACCAAGCACACCGATAATTTAATATCATCACcatcttaaaaataaaacggattgattatttatattaaaaaaataaaagaataataataaggagagagagattaataaaaaatttttaattgcgTAAGTTTGATTAGTTTAATcttactaatataaataaataNNNNNNNNNNNNNNNNNNNNNNNNNNNNNNNNNNNNNNNNNNNNNNNNNNNNNNNNNNNNNNNNNNNNNNNNNNNNNNNNNNNNNNNNNNNNNNNNNNNNNNNNNNNNNNNNNNNNNNNNNNNNNNNNNNNNNNNNNNNNNNNNNNNNNNNNNNNNNNNNNNNNNNNNNNNNNNNNNNNNNNNNNNNNNNNNNNNNNNNNNNNNNNNNNNNNNNNNNNNNNNNNNNNNNNNNNTatgttttatattaattatttaagaataaaaaattttgttgtcaTTTAAAGTACTGtgcattaaattattattatttaaaatatttatttatgtactaaaatattatatatttattagagtccatcaatattttttttatattagtctttgatttttatctaataaaatttaagtatcTATATAAATGTGACACATccaataaatacataattattgtGTTAATTATTTTAGACATATCCAAAATATTTATTGAGATATGCACTAATTCATTATCCAAAATTTGGTTTAGTCATTtgtagttaattgaaaaatttcGTCCCCATaaatttctttgaaattttgataattgtCACTAAGAAATTCGCTAAcaacaatatttatttaagtgTCAATGAGTTATATCTCAAATGGTATAGTCTtcttatttttagtaaaaaaaatatttatttaaggacaaactttttaaaaattaaataaaaattatatatgacaACACTTTATTTGTTCCTTATTAAACAAAGCGATGATATCAATGAACTATAATTCAaatcacataatttttttatactccTGAAAAGTTATGGTTCGAGTTTCATTTCTAACTTTGAAACAAGAAAGACGTGTGCTAAtgtattcatatttttaattagtggACATGGACACTAAATAATACTATCTTAAAGCGTAATTAAAATTGGAACGATGACAATaggatgaaagaaaagaaagaaaaaggtgaGGAAGGGGGAGGACAAAAATTGAGAGCGAGAAAGGAATTAACGAAAGCAATAATCCATTGTTATTACTGTATTTTAGAATAGTTAAGTTTACAGATAGGCGATAGATTTGGTAGTAATTAATAATCATTTGATAGCATTATTATTAGAATTCTGTAATAATTAACATTGAGGAGGGTCAGGAAGGTGGCACTTTTGAGGGAGCTGCATGGCGAGTTCTGGATCAATTCCCAAAGATGGCAACAACGGAGAATCCTTGAATGTGCAAAGGCATTTCAAGTCCGCCTTTGACAGCACCGAGCAGCACTCTTTCGTCGGCGGCAGAGGATTTGGCGCTGTCACGGCCGGCTTGCACGGCATCAAATCTCCAATTGACACGTTGCAGATCGACGGCAGCTGTCCCATGCAACCATGAAGCACTGCAACCACAGTTAATGCCATTATTGATAGTGCCACCAtcctcatcttcttcttctcactcTCTCACTCTCTCACTCAGTTTAAAGTGTGAATGTGAAACACTGCTGGTGCTTTGCAGTTATATCGGCGCAGAATTGATTGCAGTCGGCAAAAGCAGCCTTGTCTTTGGCATTGTTTTACGCAGATTTTCATTGTCGTATCTCTAATGATGGCGTCATTATATCTTGTTTCTTTGTGTATCTTTCTGCATTATTTCCGCAGTCTCACTTTCTTTTTTACgaataataatgaaatattacATTAAATGGCGGAGACAGGTATAAGGAAAGGGGGCAACCGCtccctaattttaaatttttacatgtaaattatatataaattttaatttagtctctttttaaaattttattttagtcttattttattgtgtaaatattttttatcctcctctaatattttatctagTTCCACCCCTGACATTAATGAAGATAATTTTGGATGTTGATTCTAAAGTTGTCATCAATTTGTGCCAGAGAGAACACGTGAATCTATCTCAGCATACTAACCATCTTTTAGTGGATGCTATTAAATCTCCTCTTGCAATAAATTGGAGTGTTCAACCTGCTCAGCCAGAAAGAAATATCTTTATTGATGGAGTGGCAAATTATAGATACTAGTAGActactaattttacaattttttggTTTGTTTTCAATTTAAAGAGGATTTAATTATGAAAGATCATGAGAAAAATTAACGATTaacgatatttttttaaatttatttttaaaagatatttgttTCAAATAGATTATAAAACATTTCTATAAGAGAATATAAGACTTTATatgtattaatttattttctactcaattttattataaacGTAGTAGAGAAATCTCAACAAAAggatgatatttttttatattgtcaaAAGTTGTGTAAATCTCTAAATTATTTTCTGCCTTTGGTGTTACACAAAAATATCGAAAAAAAGCCTAATTCGAATAGTTCAAATTGAAGGTTatcatcttttaaaatttagaataattatccAGATCAGTTCTCAAGAATTTTAGAATCGGACATTTTagttttccaaaaaaattaatacacagattAATCCTTAAGGTTTTACTCCAGCACTCTCCAATTCATTTTTCGACAGAGTAATTACCCAGATCAGTtcccaaatattttaaaatcgaACATTTTAGTCCCCAAGAAAAACTAATGTACAAATCAATCCCCAATATTTCTCTCTGTTAGACATAATAGTCTTCtgtctaaaaataaaataaaataaaataattattattaattatacaataatattgtactatttttttattttttggacaaaaataatgataaatttattcattaagttcttatatatataatcactcaataataataataataataataataataataataataataataataataataataaattattagaaattattttaaaaaaatttaagattaaaattatttgatatttttgtatttaatataatcaaaagatgtcttatgtaaaaaaatatatatttgtattaaaaaatatgtagtaaaagaaaatattttaatttaaatttatattaaatacatatttttttaaaacaaacatatttttgaaatatttacgGAAATAAATATTCCTctcttataataataaatttggattattgataatattaatattttttatgtactaaTTACATGCTACaaatttgaattattgataatattaatatttttattatttttattatttaaaaaaatacatatatttatttattttcataaatattttttaaattatttatttcgttaattattataattaatttatttattaaagtaaaaaatcCTTCAAGTCTATCATAATTTTCTCTAGTATCTTCTTGactcttttattgtaattttcttgGACATCCTCAGCTGATTAAGAGGAATTTCTTTTACCTGCTATCTGCTCTCTGTAGCTCTGagaactttttttcttttttccttcctTCCTTTACCTGCTACCTGCTCTTTGTAGCTCTgagaactttttttttcttttttcctttcttccttTACCTGCTACCTGCTCTCTCTGTAGCTCTGagaactttttttcttttttccttcctTCCTTTTTCTAAATTTCTACCTACTCTGCTGGCTATAAATTTTGTAGTTCCTTCACTCTCTCATAATTGTCCTAGATGTCACGCACCTCCTTCTCTTCATccctttccttctttccttcttctaaaTTTCTACCTATTCTGCTGGCTGTAGATTTTTGTAGTTTCTCCACTCTCTCATAGTTGTCCTAGATGTCAGCGCTTCCATCTCTTCATCCCCTTCTTGTGATTTGCtctgttttcatcttctttcttctctcctgTTTAAAGATTTGGCTTGGTCTATTCTAGCTCATGGGTATATCTGGATATGTCTAAATTCTACACTGCCATGGCCatttttttggtgtatttttttttgctgtGCTATATAATCCTACAGTTCATGCATGCAGTAACAATCTTGAAGACACATATTTAAAATGATATTGAGAATGTATTTAATGTATCTGTTTATGCTTGCTCCCTGAAGTATCTCCCAATTAGAGTAATTTGCAGTGGTACTCACATGtagagaaaaattttttttgtagttgTAGTGAATTTTTTTTCGATAAACTgtagtgattttttttaaacatgacAGGACTAATGCTAAACTGGGCCTTTAGCCCGTGTTAGCCTAAGTAAGATTGTAAAATGGAAGAGGAAgcacataaaaaccgaaaaaagtTTTAGATGATAAGGATTAACACGTTTATTTAAAAACCATTAAAATATCCACTATTTACACGATTACCTCTTTTCTAATTATccactatttaaaaatttaaaatataatttaaatttgtacTCCCATTAGTCCCATACATTCGAGCGGGCGCGCATTGAAAAGGGATTTGCATTGAAATCTTCTTCTCAAAGTTTCCTTCTCTTTTCAACTAATCAACTCACTGTTACCCGCTAACgccttctctctttctctccgtgaaaaatgg encodes the following:
- the LOC107467638 gene encoding putative lipid-transfer protein DIR1, producing MGSKSASSMVAVAIMALSVVAMLDGSMAQSFCNTSLAELFKCKPAVTPPNPSPPTPECCAVVAKADLQCLCGLKNNPLVPTLGIDLNLAFQIPAKCNLTLPPQC